The proteins below come from a single Metarhizium brunneum chromosome 1, complete sequence genomic window:
- the lvs1 gene encoding Beige 1, whose product MSSHPRRCRSSTSASVPVTSKSFDILRNLLDGFATAASLTGDNGYPDIDKLVKPLRDIHQHVSAFGSPALQDDFRHARGFDILLDVLRAFSGFYDPQKRSQADMMSLFRLLGASLNVLSSVLRNHSGNKRFFRYRVAGGGWEALEQVIASIGLGGAEPDPWVSCHVFGKLLAFALDDEALDLLCQSIAKLLRPEAETAPPSTSNGDDDKEMPPSDDGDDQWDLVLARSAENIGPNVRDIVKSTSVIQFPEILRPVVSFWMAMPREANSPATPSSIFVLETILCAISDSIFNRAAVHSTGVLSQFLHAAFGQEVSLAMSERERLLAICKLLMFLGVNEPADTQFLLAASRPDAADFCLEMMSRYAGPSFFQFDLSLHGHSSLELSTLGRPFPPQSTAGYTFTAWIRIENFDSTSHTTLFGVFDASQTCFVLMYLERDTRNFILQTSVYSNKPSVRFKSVAFSEGKWYHIAIVHRRPKTMTASKASLYVNGEFAEQVRCNYPLTPPLSNDNNESFASFNSNHNKTNPVQAFLGTPLELSGKVGPGRVVSRWSLASAHLFEDVLSDDYLAVHHGLGPRYQGNYQDSLGGFQTYETSATLGLRNEITHPGKDENSDILRAVRDKASTLLPECRIMLSILPSATFPENVQYLDTGLLRSLPRISTRNLFRISSQEGAPLAINCAVPSLPDALLRAQGMASFRGTPIVAVPSYLDENLWRLAGFTPLALKLLERATTADETVRSIEILFHCIRKSWRNSEAMERDNGYGILGMLLRIKVGYGTQIAGEPAAERLLISNEDRDSLLFRILSLILGFVGYNHAEPIDSFIVNPLAYRILLIDLDIWRKSTSRIQELYYKQFLTFAVNSKHHEFNSRRLTRMRIVKRLLDAMKGEAVSEDVVSHFMLAFEILVKSNLSQEVMRALSLFITYAFHSPTNSNPRTPKPLSSIPRPGTPGTPKRIAVDFIRMATPPSGTKFLSRRQLGVRVLGMYSRILCEKGNTNHIKKFARTVTNKWLLYLLADDDAEVVMHGCRILARLLVSHGSNYTSKFAGKSGGFIIMASKLKRFWANAKLWPICFSILFGYDAANIGLEQAIDPSSLLTLFSKRKVAYPESLVIITSMLQHGLRDVMNRLDESDSQTKGSDVSDSRAEAANLFPVEHKMTNPEKADSSLFDENVLLGVIRFLLDLQERSADFRDFAISSEWMRMLLTAVYPCIVSTDAVTPEVELNSRDSALTFEGSDVIIRPIGRGSAPAPIVRTTSVDVLSSPQSTPPKGTPLRRASSFVLLTAQKASSADQAHSELRSRPSNDFSGQISGGPVFDGMLELVLRVFLDQVWNRKDFSGFSLFAKVPPGFQEHQAYFESYLWRKILGQLTNRIHANQKSLCEPRLLTNIFRFCSQMSEAIFEGWFIDGAEVAIDFIGSILEYLQRPDISNLKSVRLCSQAVSTVRNCLLRIVLLKLSDLENAQVTEKEAKGFMNMLGYWQMSILACFDHDDDYFRLFWYQLYMKLIDGKISIRIAAANLLRIIMVQKPDESTALIRSCITPDQRQLSRDFQKLTEVDDETFVLWVDKHRPSLDRLFFGSIAKTWEDFVIVENQRTAESAKSRLSKRKDKLKVWYSDGVNASKTLLNHDVGNTAWMKSIFNSEYFKYQRLLQDQQDDMAYLGAAYRKMEKDLRRPGAVFSEPTPLKWKLDRTEGRNRMRLRLLPDASGIDEKYQSKGKAIEAASVPLRVNTAINSTPPTNTPSRSLSSTNLADGNDAAATVEPDSVSDKQEGGFVAEDDFELVDDPNEPIEGEDTFEDKNRKVMRRLEHGDQVQAAYNMSRITGLEACEGILIVGKDALYMMDNVFQCASGDIVNVWQAPPEERDPFTMVVTGTKTLEKRQTAGMRDQDSRHWKWHDVISFSKRRFLFRDVAIEIFFTDGRSYLLTMINSAVRDTVYGKLLNKAPHTNTANALPNPEDAWRLEALKTVDESPQGFGAGLGSRIGTLFNSSPSNPIVKRWQRGEVSNFHYLMMVNTMAGRTFNDLTQYPVFPWILADYTSEDLDLEDPATFRDLSKPMGAQSQARVPGFVETYSALREIGQTPFHYGTHYSSAMIVSSYLIRLPPFVQSYLLVQGDSFDHADRLFQSVADAWASASSKNKTDVRELIPEFFCLPEFLTNINGYDFGRKQSTGARVDHVRLPPWAKGDPKIFIAKHREALESPYVSENLHLWIDLVFGCKQRGEAAVENLNVFHHLSYAGASDLDRITDANERAITAGVIHNFGQTPHQVFNKPHPAREYTQCSTRRLDTSIFSLTSLPRPLLESHERVSSLIYAPKLDRLLCASAFRLNFAPYDKFLEWGYADNSIRFFFSDNRKPAGLFENLHTGQISCACFADSKTLITAGEDCVVSVYMVHTSVSKPVELVPRSSVFGHKTLVTAMAVSKAFSTFVTASADGQAFLWDLNQLTFIRKLPLVRLVECAAMNNVSGEVLLCSGPNVLLYTLNGTLILDQNVCGEQDDYVHSCAFYEGAGDEWLENCIIFTGHSKGRVNVWRKCVLAGKWTLELLRRLDHIDFKGDTQDNTDAGITCITPMPTCVYTGDEDGRVYEWNFGRGDR is encoded by the exons ATGTCGTCccatcctcgtcgttgcCGGTCCTCGACCTCTGCGTCGGTCCCAGTCACATCCAAGTCTTTTGACATCCTGCGCAACCTTCTCGATGGCTTTGCGACTGCCGCATCCTTGACCGGCGATAACGGATACCCCGACATTGATAAACTAGTCAAGCCTCTAAGGGACATACATCAACATGTATCTGCGTTTGGGTCGCCGGCTTTGCAGGACGACTTTCGACACGCCCGCGGTTTTGACATTCTCCTCGACGTTCTGCGCGCTTTCTCGGGCTTCTACGACCCGCAAAAGCGAAGCCAAGCTGACATGATGTCGCTGTTTAGACTGCTGGGAGCCAGTTTGAACGTCCTCTCTTCGGTATTACGCAACCACTCTGGTAATAAGAGATTCTTTCGATATcgcgtcgccggcggcggatGGGAGGCTCTAGAACAAGTCATTGCTAGTATTGGACTGGGGGGTGCCGAACCTGATCCCTGGGTCAGCTGTCATGTGTTTGGAAAACTGCTTGCATTTGCACTGGACGATGAAGCATTGGATCTACTCTGTCAGTCTATTGCCAAACTATTGCGGCCCGAAGCCGAAACGGCACCGCCATCAACTTCCAAcggagacgacgacaaggagATGCCTCCGtccgacgatggcgacgatcAATGGGATCTGGTTCTGGCCCGATCGGCGGAAAACATTGGACCTAATGTGCGAGATATCGTCAAGTCTACTTCCGTGATCCAATTTCCGGAAATTCTTCGCCCAGTCGTCAGCTTCTGGATGGCCATGCCGCGTGAGGCTAACTCACCTGCGACACCAAGCTCCATTTTCGTTCTGGAAACGATTCTGTGTGCCATCTCAGATTCAATCTTCAACCGGGCTGCAGTTCATTCGACAGGGGTCCTGTCTCAGTTTCTACATGCAGCTTTTGGTCAGGAAGTATCTCTGGCCATGTCAGAACGTGAACGACTGCTCGCCATTTGCAAATTGCTCATGTTTCTAGGCGTTAACGAGCCTGCGGATACACAATTCCTTCTTGCCGCGTCACGACCTGATGCTGCCGACTTTTGTCTGGAAATGATGTCTAGATATGCCGGCCCATCATTCTTTCAGTTCGATCTGTCCTTGCATGGCCATTCGTCTCTTGAATTATCTACCCTTGGCCGGCCATTTCCTCCTCAATCAACTGCTGGCTACACCTTCACAGCATGGATACGAATTGAGAATTTTGATTCCACTTCCCACACTACCTTGTTTGGTGTTTTCGATGCTTCTCAAACATGCTTCGTGCTCATGTACCTGGAGCGGGACACCCGCAACTTCATCTTGCAGACTTCTGTGTATTCGAACAAACCAAGCGTGAGGTTCAAGTCCGTTGCCTTTAGCGAAGGAAAGTGGTATCATATTGCCATTGTGCACCGACGACCCAAGACCATGACCGCTAGCAAGGCATCTTTGTATGTCAATGGCGAATTCGCAGAGCAAGTTCGTTGCAATTATCCTCTAACGCCACCACTGTCGAATGACAATAACGAAAGCTTCGCATCCTTCAACTCAAATCATAACAAGACAAATCCGGTTCAGGCGTTTTTGGGAACCCCTTTGGAGTTATCTGGCAAAGTTGGCCCTGGACGGGTTGTCTCAAGATGGTCTCTTGCTTCGGCCCATTTATTTGAAGACGTCCTCAGCGACGACTACTTGGCAGTGCATCACGGACTCGGCCCTAGGTATCAAGGAAATTACCAAGACAGCTTGGGCGGCTTTCAAACCTATGAGACCTCTGCCACCCTTGGTCTGCGCAATGAGATTACCCATCCTGGTAAGGACGAGAATTCAGATATACTGCGCGCGGTTCGAGACAAGGCGAGCACGCTCCTACCAGAGTGTAGAATCATGTTGAGCATTCTTCCATCGGCCACGTTCCCAGAAAATGTTCAATACCTAGATACTGGTCTTCTGCGATCTCTTCCGCGGATATCCACTCGAAATTTGTTCCGTATATCAAGCCAAGAAGGGGCGCCGTTGGCAATCAATTGTGCTGTACCTAGTCTACCGGATGCATTGCTCAGAGCACAGGGCATGGCGTCTTTCCGTGGAACTCCAATCGTTGCTGTACCATCCTATCTTGACGAGAACCTTTGGCGACTTGCTGGATTCACTCCCCTTGCgctgaagctgttggagCGGGCCACTACTGCGGACGAAACCGTTCGATCCATCGAAATTCTGTTTCATTGTATTCGTAAGAGCTGGCGAAATAGCGAAGCCATGGAACGAGACAATGGTTACGGTATACTGGGCATGCTCTTACGAATCAAAGTTGGCTATGGCACCCAAATCGCAGGTGAACCAGCAGCAGAACGGCTGCTCATCTCTAATGAAGACCGAGACAGCTTGTTGTTTCGTATTCTGAGCCTTATTCTGGGCTTTGTTGGCTACAATCACGCAGAACCGATTGACTCTTTCATTGTCAATCCCTTGGCATATCGCATTCTGCTCATTGACCTTGACATTTGGAGGAAATCAACATCCCGAATTCAAGAGCTGTATTATAAACAATTTCTGACATTTGCAGTAAATAGTAAGCATCACGAGTTTAATAGCCGTAGACTGACACGGATGA GAATCGTGAAGCGTCTATTGGATGCTATGAAAGGGGAAGCCGTCTCCGAGGATGTTGTCTCGCATTTCATGCTTGCCTTTGAGATACTGGTCAAGTCAAACCTGAGCCAGGAGGTCATGCGAGCGCTATCACTATTTATTACATATGCTTTCCACTCTCCAACGAATTCGAACCCGCGCACCCCCAAGCCCTTGTCTTCAATTCCACGACCAGGCACCCCCGGGACGCCAAAGAGGATCGCGGTAGATTTTATAAGGATGGCTACACCACCTTCAGGCACCAAATTTCTTTCTAGGCGACAACTTGGCGTGCGGGTGTTGGGCATGTATTCACGCATTCTCTGCGAAAAAGGAAATACAAATCACATCAAGAAATTTGCGAGAACTGTGACAAACAAG TGGCTACTGTACCTCCTTGCCGACGATGATGCTGAAGTTGTCATGCACGGTTGTAGGATTCTGGCTAGGCTTCTAGTTTCTCATGGCTCTAATTATACGTCAAAATTTGCTGGCAAATCTGGCGGGTTCATAATCATGGCTAGTAAGCTGAAGCGATTCTGGGCCAACGCCAAGCTGTGGCCCATTTGCTTCAGCATTCTATTTGGCTACGATGCTGCCAACATTGGCCTGGAACAAGCCATTGATCCCTCTTCGCTACTCACCCTCTTCTCTAAGAGGAAAGTTGCATATCCGGAATCACTGGTGATCATAACGTCAATGCTTCAACACGGCTTGAGGGATGTGATGAACCGCCTGGATGAGAGTGATTCACAGACCAAGGGCAGTGATGTCAGTGACTCCAGGGCCGAAGCGGCAAATCTCTTCCCAGTAGAACATAAGA TGACAAACCCAGAGAAAGCCGACAGCTCACTGTTCGATGAAAATGTGCTACTTGGCGTGATCCGTTTCTTGTTGGACCTGCAAGAACGATCTGCTGACTTCCGAGACTTTGCCATTTCTTCAGAATGGATGCGAATGCTGCTCACCGCAGTCTACCCGTGTATCGTGAGCACCGATGCGGTCACGCCAGAAGTTGAACTGAACTCTCGAGATTCGGCTCTGACATTTGAAGGTAGCGATGTTATTATTCGCCCTATCGGAAGGGGCTCTGCTCCGGCACCGATTGTAAGAACCACCAGTGTGGATGTGTTATCATCACCTCAGTCAACTCCTCCCAAAGGCACACCGCTGCGACGAGCATCATCATTTGTGCTTCTCACAGCCCAGAAAGCGAGCTCAGCAGACCAGGCACACTCGGAGCTACGTTCACGGCCCTCGAATGACTTCAGTGGCCAAATTTCTGGCGGACCAGTCTTCGACGGAATGTTAGAGCTTGTTCTCCGAGTATTCTTGGACCAAGTCTGGAATAGAAAGGATTTCTCCGGATTTTCGCTCTTTGCCAAGGTTCCTCCTGGTTTTCAAGAGCACCAAGCGTATTTCGAGTCCTACCTTTGGAGAAAGATTTTGGGACAGCTTACGAACAGAATCCACGCCAACCAAAAGTCACTCTGTGAACCTCGTCTGTTGACCAATATCTTTCGGTTCTGTTCTCAGATGTCCGAAGCCATCTTTGAGGGCTGGTTTATCGACGGGGCCGAGGTTGCAATTGATTTTATTGGTTCGATACTGGAATATCTTCAGCGACCGGATATTTCAAACCTGAAAAGTGTTCGCTTGTGCAGCCAGGCGGTATCTACGGTTCGAAATTGCCTGCTCAGAATCGTACTCCTGAAGCTTTCGGACCTGGAAAACGCTCAAGTCACGGAAAAAGAAGCCAAAGGCTTTATGAATATGCTCGGATATTGGCAGATGTCTATCCTTGCATGTTTTGACCACGACGATGATTATTTCAGACTCTTTTGGTATCAGCTGTACATGAAGCTTATTGATGGCAAAATATCTATCAGGATTGCAGCAGCTAATCTTCTCAGAATCATCATGGTACAAAAACCGGACGAATCGACCGCCCTCATTCGGTCATGCATTACTCCCGACCAAAGACAGCTATCGCGAGATTTCCAGAAGCTGACAGAAGTGGACGATGAGACTTTTGTCCTATGGGTGGACAAACACCGGCCATCTCTTGATAGACTGTTCTTCGGAAGCATTGCCAAGACATGGGAAGATTTTGTCATTGTTGAGAATCAACGTACGGCGGAGAGTGCTAAAAGTAGGCTCTCCAAGCGCAAGGACAAACTCAAAGTTTGGTACTCTGATGGCGTCAATGCTAGCAAGACGCTACTTAATCATGATGTTGGCAACACCGCCTGGATGAAGAGCATATTCAACTCAGAGTACTTCAAGTATCAGAGGCTTCTGCAAGACCAACAAGATGACATGGCCTATTTGGGAGCCGCATATCGCAAGATGGAGAAGGATTTGAGACGGCCCGGTGCGGTTTTCAGCGAACCTACTCCATTGAAGTGGAAGCTCGATAGAACCGAAGGTCGAAATCGTATGCGGTTGCGACTTTTGCCAGATGCGTCTGGCATAGATGAGAAGTACCAGTCCAAGGGAAAGGCAATAGAGGCCGCATCAGTCCCTCTCCGGGTTAACACGGCTATTAACTCTACACCGCCGACCAATACGCCTAGCCGCTCGTTGTCTTCTACTAATCTCGCCGACGGGAACGACGCGGCGGCGACAGTCGAACCCGACTCTGTGTCGGACAAACAAGAAGGCGGATTCGTCGCCGAGGATGACTTTGAGCTGGTGGACGACCCCAATGAGCCGATTGAGGGGGAGGATACTTTTGAGGACAAGAACAGAAAGGTCATGAGGCGGTTGGAACACGGAGATCAGGTTCAGGCTGCTTACAACATGTCTCGAATCACCGGCTTAGAGGCCTGCGAAGGTATTCTTATCGTCGGTAAAGATGCCCTATACATGATGGACAATGTATTTCAGTGTGCAAGCGGAGACATTGTCAATGTCTGGCAAGCACCACCGGAGGAGCGGGATCCATTCACCATGGTTGTTACTGGGACCAAGACGCTCGAGAAGCGCCAAACTGCTGGCATGCGTGATCAAGATTCACGCCATTGGAAGTGGCATGATGTCATCAGCTTCTCCAAACGACGATTCCTGTTCCGAGACGTCGCGATTGAAATCTTTTTCACTGATGGCCGTAGTTATTTGCTTACGATGATTAACTCTGCTGTTCGAGATACTGTGTATGGCAAGTTACTGAATAAGGCGCCGCACACTAACACGGCCAATGCCTTGCCAAATCCGGAAGACGCCTGGAGGCTCGAAGCACTCAAGACAGTTGACGAGTCTCCCCAAGGATTTGGTGCAGGCTTAGGTTCCAGAATCGGGACGCTTTTCAACTCTTCGCCATCGAATCCAATTGTGAAGCGATGGCAAAGAGGCGAAGTATCCAACTTTCACTACCTTATGATGGTCAATACCATGGCAGGCAGGACTTTTAACGACTTGACACAATATCCAGTGTTTCCATGGATCCTTGCGGATTATACGAGTGAGGACTTGGACCTTGAAGACCCGGCAACGTTTCGAGATTTGTCAAAGCCCATGGGCGCTCAAAGCCAAGCGCGAGTTCCTGGGTTTGTTGAGACGTATAGTGCGCTCAGGGAGATTGGTCAAACACCATTCCATTATGGTACTCATTATTCGTCTGCGATGATTGTCAGCTCTTATCTTATTCGACTTCCCCCATTCGTGCAGTCGTACCTCCTTGTTCAAGGAGACAGCTTTGATCATGCAGACCGACTGTTCCAATCAGTTGCTGACGCGTGGGCATCTGCCTCGTCTAAGAACAAGACCGATGTCCGAGAGCTTATTCCTGAATTCTTCTGCCTCCCTGAATTCCTGACAAATATTAATGGATATGATTTCGGTCGCAAGCAAAGCACCGGTGCCCGGGTCGATCACGTTCGGCTTCCGCCGTGGGCCAAGGGAGACCCCAAGATATTCATTGCGAAGCACCGAGAGGCATTGGAGAGCCCGTATGTGAGCGAAAACTTGCATCTCTGGATAGACCTCGTCTTCGGATGTAAGCAGCGAGGGGAGGCAGCTGTGGAAAATCTCAATGTGTTCCACCATCTCTCGTACGCTGGCGCAAGCGACCTGGATCGCATCACTGATGCAAATGAGAGAGCTATAACAGCAGGTGTTATTCATAATTTCGGACAGACTCCTCATCAAGTGTTTAACAAGCCACATCCGGCTCGGGAGTACACGCAATGTTCGACCAGACGACTGGATACCTCTATTTTCTCGTTGACATCTCTGCCTCGACCCCTGTTAG AGAGCCATGAACGTGTATCTAGTTTGATATACGCCCCAAAACTTGACCGGCTGTTATGCGCATCGGCATTCCGCTTGAACTTTGCACCGTATGATAAGTTTTTGGAGTGGGGATATGCAGATAACAGCAtccgcttcttcttcagcgaCAATCGCAAG CCTGCCGGATTGTTTGAGAATCTCCATACCGGACAGATTTCATGCGCTTGCTTTGCAGACTCCAAAACGCTAATTACTGCAGGTGAAGACTGTGTTGTATCAGTCTACATGGTACACACGTCTGTTAGCAAACCTGTAGAACTTGTTCCACGATCCAGCGTTTTTGGTCACAAGACTCTGGTTACAGCTATGGCTGTTAGCAAAGCTTTCAGTACCTTTGTTACGGCGTCCGCGGATGGACAAGCCTTCCTTTGGGATCTCAACCAGCTTACTTTCATCCGCAAGTTGCCGCTGGTGCGGCTCGTGGAGTGTGCTGCGATGAATAATGTTTCTGGAGAAGTATTATTATGCTCAGGCCCAAACGTTCTCCTGTACACACTTAATGGAACACTCATCCTAGACCAAAACGTTTGTGGAGAGCAAGATGATTATGTGCATTCTTGTGCATTTTACGAAGGCGCTGGAGATGAGTGGCTTGAGAATTGCATCATTTTTACCGGGCACAGCAAGGGACGGGTCAATGTTTGGCGCAAATGTGTTCTTGCGGGCAAGTGGACACTGGAGTTACTTCGAAGGCTAGACCATATCGACTTTAAGGGTGACACACAGGACAACACGGATGCCGGAATCACTTGTATTACCCCCATGCCCACCTGTGTATACACCGGAGATGAG